In Deinococcus depolymerans, the genomic stretch AGCGCGCCGCCCAGCAGTTCCTCGGCGCGGCGCAGGCGGTAGCGCAGGGTATTCACATGCACGTTCAGGCTCCGGGCGAGGTCGTTCAGGGATCCCCGGTGCGTCAGGTACGCGCGCAGCGTGTCGGCCAGTTTCCCTTCCGGGTCCCCGGCGTGCAGGCGGGCCTGCCAGTCGGCGGCGTGCGCGGCCCGCTCGGGGCTGTTCAGCAGGGGCCGCAGCGGGTCGGTCTGCGTGAAGGTCGCGGCCCCGCGTGCGGGGGCGAGCGTGAGGGCCTGCGCCGCCTCGCGCAGCGCGTCCGGCGCGGCCACGGCCCCCGCGTGCGCCCGGCTGACACCCAGCCGGAAGGGCGCGGTGGTGGCGTTCAGCAGCGCCTCGTGCAGTCCGGCCGCACTGACCGGGTCGGCAGCGGGCCACAGCCACACGCTCATGTCATGGTCGCCCTGGGCGCGCACGGCGGTCAGGCAGGTCAGGCCCCGGCGGTAGAAGAAGCCCTCGCCGACGCTGCACAGCACGTCCAGCTGCGCGGTGCGGGCCTCGCGGGTGCGGGCGGAACGGGGCGGCGGGCCGTCCAGGCGCAGCGCGGCCACCGTGAATCCCTCGCCGGGCGGCAGTTGCGTCGCGTCCCCCGCGAGGAGCGCCTCGAACTGCCGTTCTCCCACCCGTCGCCGCGCCGCCCCGGCTGCCGCCGCCTGCAGCCGCGCGAGGCGCAGCAGTTCCGCGATCAGCGCCGCCAGATCCGCCCAGCCGGGCGCGGCCCGCAGCTGCAGGGTGCCGACCGGGCGGCGCTCGAACGCCAGGGGCACCTCGGTCAGTTCCGCGCCGTCCGGGGCGTGCCCGGCGTGCGCGACGACGTCCCCCCAGCTTGCCCGCACGGTCACCTCACCGCCGGTGACGCCCGCCAGCCAGCGGGCCAGGGGCACCTCCGGTTGCGGGTGGTTCAGGGCGCGCTGCGCACCGTCCAGCAGGGCGCGCAGGCCCGGCAGGTGCGGCTGCAGGAGGTTCGCCTGCCGCCGCGCGAACGCGGCGCGGACGTCCGCTGCCGGGATGTCGGGCAGCGCCCGCACGGCGGCTTCCGCGTCCCCGATCCGCTCATCACCGGCAGT encodes the following:
- a CDS encoding PucR family transcriptional regulator, with amino-acid sequence MTVTLAAVREALGLSPTAGDERIGDAEAAVRALPDIPAADVRAAFARRQANLLQPHLPGLRALLDGAQRALNHPQPEVPLARWLAGVTGGEVTVRASWGDVVAHAGHAPDGAELTEVPLAFERRPVGTLQLRAAPGWADLAALIAELLRLARLQAAAAGAARRRVGERQFEALLAGDATQLPPGEGFTVAALRLDGPPPRSARTREARTAQLDVLCSVGEGFFYRRGLTCLTAVRAQGDHDMSVWLWPAADPVSAAGLHEALLNATTAPFRLGVSRAHAGAVAAPDALREAAQALTLAPARGAATFTQTDPLRPLLNSPERAAHAADWQARLHAGDPEGKLADTLRAYLTHRGSLNDLARSLNVHVNTLRYRLRRAEELLGGALTEPAFVARLYLAFVTP